In Leptolyngbya sp. NIES-2104, the genomic window TTTTCAAACATCCTCTTAGATCAATGCGATCGAGCGTATCTCAAGACTTCCTAGCAGTCTTGAAAATTTGCATTTTAGGCAAAATTGGCTTTTCTTCTTGATCCAAACTTCAGCCTAGCTAACGTTCTCAGGCAATTTTATGGTCACGTTGAACTGACCGGATAGAAATCGCACAGTTTCGATAAAGACCTCTGCCTGATCTGTCTGCTGGATTACAGGAAGGGCAGTTCCCACGAGCGCGAGAAAATATGCTCTAATCCGTTGCGGTTTGCGGCGATAAGCAACTTTGACTTCGTTCTGTAAATCTTCAAGATAAACCGAGGCAACTTCAGCCCGATCGCTGGGTAACTGTTCGACGATCGGCGCAATGCGATCGAGCGCTTCAATAATTAGCCCCATCTCATCAACGGGAGCGACAACCACTGGGGAAGGTATTTTTACGATCGTTGCTTTTCCCTTGTCTGTCAAATACGCCCGAACCACTTGAAATTCGCGGGTGGCATTGTCGTAGACTTTGGCAACTTTGAGATAGCCATCTTCGGACAGCGTATCGAGATAGTAGCGAATCATCTGCATCGAAGAGCCGATCGCGCTGGCAATACCCTCTCCTGTTGTATTTCCGGCATCAATGATTTCTAAAATGCGCTGTTGTTTTTCGTTCAATAGCATGGAGAGTCGCTCTATCCCTGGCAGGATGTTTACTCTAGCAAATTCGTCTGATCTTTAGCTAGTGCCAGAAAGCATTCTGAGCGATGTCTGTACAGTCTGTTAAAATTTGTAATAATTTCGTAATACTACTAAGAGATTTCTCATGGATTTATCCCAAATGGAACCTGCATTCGCGCTAAATATTTCGATTTGCGCGGCGATCGTTGGACTCACCGGATTCGCGATTTACACCGCGTTTGGTCCTCCTTCTGCCAATTTGGAAGACCCGTTTGAAGACCATGAAGACTAAAAATCAGAGGGTGTCAGGTGATGCCCTCTTTCTAATTTTGCCTCTTCTTAATTCTATAAGTCCGAATTTCCCAAGGTCGGATTTCGGCGCGAGCTTGGATAGGACGTTCGAGTAAATCAACCGATTCAATGATCTCGAAGTCGCCTTTTAGGTTGAGTTCTGCGGGTTCGCCGTGGCATTCGTAACAGCGCAAAATGTATTCGTTGGGGTTGTCTTCGGACTGCTTCAAGCTTGTGAGGATGAGATTGTCGGCTTGGAGGTCGAGGGAGGAATGAACGGGCGGGAGAGTGCCGTTTTCGGGGAGTTGGTCGAGTGTGAAGACTTCCAAGGGCTGTAGAAGTTCAAACGCTCTCCGGGTGGTTTGAGCAGTTTTCCAGGTTCCAGCATGAGGATACAGCGCGTACGTAAATTCATGAGAACCTAAATCGGCTTCAGAATCCGGAAATTCTGAGCCGCGCAGTAAGGTAAGCCGAATTTGGTCTGATTGGCAATCGAAACCATGTTTGCAATCACTTAAAAGACTAACGCCATATTTGCCATCATTTAGATCCGTCCATCCAAGTGCGGAAACTTCCCATTTAGCTTTTTCGGCTTCGGTTTCGGGGCGAGTCGTTCGCTTGATCGCGCCACCTGCCATTTCATAAGTCGCGAAATTGGCTTTTAGGTTAAGCGGAAATGCAGCTTTTACTAAAACGTGTCGCTCTTTCCAATTGACTGATGTATAAATCTTCAAGACGGGTGAATCAGGCTCCAAGTAATACCAATGCCGAAAGATAGATTCTCCGATCGCTCGTTTAACTTCAATTCCAGGAATCAGAGATATCCATTTTCGATATTTAATCTCTAGCAATCTAGGACGATCGAGAGGGTGAGCCGCGTAGTTCGGATCAATATTCCATGCGTCCCAGTATTGCCCACTATCTTGAAAAGCCTGAAGATCATTTCCAAGCCCGTTTAGGATTTCGCGATCGTTCACTTTATCAACGACACTAGACAAGCTACCTGTTTCAGGATCAACGATCGCTTTGATGAACTCATTCTCTAAGACGAAATCATCGGAAAATACATTCGCATCAAGTAACAGAGGCTCGCCGGGATAAAGCCAAAAGCATCGGTAGCCAATCGAGGGAATTGTCTCTGCCCAGAATGAGTAACAATAAATGCGAAACTCACCTGTGTTAATCCAAGATTTCTCGATTTGAACTTGAATATCTTCACCGTCCAAACTGCAAATCTTCCAGCTTCGTTCATCTGAAATAGACCTTACTAAATCTGCCGTAACAATTCCAGATCTTTCCCAGCTTGATGGATTAAAAACTACAACAAGCACCGCTTCTAGATGGGGCGGAATAGGGAGCTTTATTTGCATTCCAATATTCGACTTGCCGTAAACTTTATCGAGAATATCTCCAAACTCAAACTGCTTAACAAGTGCAGTATTGTAAACTTCACGAATCGATGAGCCTGGCAAAATATCATGGAACTGATTAAATAGAACAATTTTCCAAGCTTCTTCTAGATCTGTCTTCAAGTAGGTTGAGTTTGTCAAGCTCGAAGACAAAGAAGCATCCATTTCGACAAGGTGCAGCCGAGCTTCTGCTTCCCGATTAAACCTTTTTTGGTCGCCATGTGTCGTATAGCAACCGCGATGAAACTCTAAATAAAGCTCATCATTCCAAGTTTCTTTTGGAGCTTCTAAGCTTTCTAAATAGTCCAATGCAGTGGTAAATTCTAATCTTGGAAAAAAGGGCGATCGCTTCCATCGTTCCGCAATTTCCAACATATCCCGCGTCGGACCTCCCCCATGATCGCCCACGCCAAATAGCCACAGTGCATGAGGTTTCCCGGTTTTATTCACCCAGTCCCAAGCGAATTTCGCCATTTTGATCGGCTCGATCGCTTCCCCGATCGGCGATGACATCAAACTTTTAACCTGACTACCATCGGGTGCTTGCCAGTTAAACCATTCATACGGAAACTGTGTCGTATCGTTCCAGCGAAGTTTCTGAGTGACGAAGTAATCAATGCCTGCAAGTTTGAGAAATTGCGGAGTTTGCCAATTGAAACCGAAAGTATCGGGAAGCCATGCAACGCGGCAGATTTCACCAAACTTTTCTTGACAGTAGCGTTGCCCGTATAAGAGATGACGTGCGATCGATTCTGCATTGATCAAATTCATCTCTGGTTCTACCCAC contains:
- a CDS encoding alpha-mannosidase; its protein translation is MTDVLTASFIERLRNLVQQDAIEHWQVCEDCAISDVPSQSFTKIELNEKRYLVWEKGQKVRWFYQEFVLPEALNEYPLAGLTLRLALTWWAEFAEVYVNGEKVQEGDLFDHSCRVVLSSSVVPGEKVAVAIRLISPGHDIGGLMRSRLIYESNYDESDPGFVADELEVIQSYIDAFGLENIQGVFRNSCSSELENDAEVFEDSRSLRSPAPEWNSGLTERSPLKGTEDAEPDLQSVSNGLRTDSPEFHSGALPKRSEKSSISEIKFDWKIHDRNQFHQSLESLRTALLPISSRIKQHTIFLLGHAHLDMAWLWDVEETWRAAERTFISVLNLQKDYPELTFCHTTPALYEWIEQNRPEIFAQIQSQVKAGKWEVVGGMWVEPEMNLINAESIARHLLYGQRYCQEKFGEICRVAWLPDTFGFNWQTPQFLKLAGIDYFVTQKLRWNDTTQFPYEWFNWQAPDGSQVKSLMSSPIGEAIEPIKMAKFAWDWVNKTGKPHALWLFGVGDHGGGPTRDMLEIAERWKRSPFFPRLEFTTALDYLESLEAPKETWNDELYLEFHRGCYTTHGDQKRFNREAEARLHLVEMDASLSSSLTNSTYLKTDLEEAWKIVLFNQFHDILPGSSIREVYNTALVKQFEFGDILDKVYGKSNIGMQIKLPIPPHLEAVLVVVFNPSSWERSGIVTADLVRSISDERSWKICSLDGEDIQVQIEKSWINTGEFRIYCYSFWAETIPSIGYRCFWLYPGEPLLLDANVFSDDFVLENEFIKAIVDPETGSLSSVVDKVNDREILNGLGNDLQAFQDSGQYWDAWNIDPNYAAHPLDRPRLLEIKYRKWISLIPGIEVKRAIGESIFRHWYYLEPDSPVLKIYTSVNWKERHVLVKAAFPLNLKANFATYEMAGGAIKRTTRPETEAEKAKWEVSALGWTDLNDGKYGVSLLSDCKHGFDCQSDQIRLTLLRGSEFPDSEADLGSHEFTYALYPHAGTWKTAQTTRRAFELLQPLEVFTLDQLPENGTLPPVHSSLDLQADNLILTSLKQSEDNPNEYILRCYECHGEPAELNLKGDFEIIESVDLLERPIQARAEIRPWEIRTYRIKKRQN
- the psbN gene encoding photosystem II reaction center protein PsbN; the protein is MEPAFALNISICAAIVGLTGFAIYTAFGPPSANLEDPFEDHED